The genomic window AATGAATTGTCTAAGCTTGGCCTTGATTCCGGCAAACTTATACCAATTCTTTCAGAGCACTTGAAAAGCATTAAATCAAAAAAAACGTACAGAAGCTATAATCTTCCTATTGTCGATGAATTATTACAGGCCGCATGTGTTAAAGAGTGCAAAAGAAAAGATTTTATCTGGTGCAAGAGCAGTGATCTAAAAAATGAATTTCTTATAAACAGACACTCTTTAAGAGACAGGAGTTCGGTCATAAAAGAACGGGAAACCGCCAAGCTTAAACGACAAAAAAAAGAGGCTGATGGTCAGACCCCTCCAAACAAATAAGATTGTCTATTGCCGGAGGGAGTCAGATCCCGATGAGCCAGCCTCATTCAGAAGACTAATATCACATTTATGCATGAAAGATGCTGTATATTCATTTGGTATCAGTTCTTTATCCGGGTAAAAGTCTTTTAATGCTTTTACCATACTTTTGCCGATTCCTTGATGGCGATGTGAAGGATTTACGGATATATGGTGTATTTCGACTTCGTAATCATTAACAACAAGTACACCTATAAGACCGATAATATCTTCCCCTTCCTTCCACAGAAACAGCTGGCGACCTTTATCGGTTTCATACTCCTTCATTGTTTGCTGAAGTTTCTTCAAATCCTTCTCATTTGGCATAAAGGATAAAAGGCCCATTGCTATTTTTTCAAATGCTTTCTTATAACGTATTAACATACTGACCCCTCATTAATAAATTCGAACTTTAGTTCGAATTTATTCAAAATTGTATTTCACTTGTTCACCATTTAATGAACTTTGACATTTAGTATATGTTGGACTTTGTTATGATGTGTCTAATAATTGTCCTTATCATACAAAAATAATGTCATTTCTTCAATTTTTTATCAAGATCATTTATATCATTGTGGTGGCGCAAGGAAGAACCAGTAGTAACAACCCCATATTAAAGACATGACAAGAATGAAAGAAAACAATAACCAATTGCTCTTTTTCATAAACGCAGCGTTTCCTCCCAGCCCATATGTTAACATAAGCTGTCCATTATTCTACACTAAAATGCAATAATAATCCATCTTTCAGTTAAAAACTAAGCTGCCGAGAACCGGCAGCTTAGTTTCTTACTTTTTCTTTTAAGGGCAAATCATAGCGGACGAGATCCTCATATGTTTCCCGTCTCACTACAAGCCTTGATTCCCCGTTCTCAACAAATACTACGGCCGGCCTTGGAATCCGGTTATAGTTATTTGCCATTGAATAACCATATGCTCCGGTACAGAAGACAGCAAGTATATCTTGACTATCCGCTTTAGGAAGAGGCAAATCCCAGATAAGCATATCTCCTGATTCACAGCACTTGCCGGCAATGGAAACAGTTTCTTCCGGCTTCGCAAGTGGTTTATTTGCCAATACAGCTTCATATTTAGCCTGGTATAAGGCAGGGCGAATATTATCACTCATTCCTCCGTCTACAGCCAAAAATTTTCGGACGTGAGGGACATCTTTTCTTGAACCGATCTGATATAAAGTTGTTCCGGCGTCACCTACGAGTGAACGTCCTGGTTCAATCCAAATTTCCGGCATATTCATGGAATAGGCAGAAACTTGTTTCTTCACTTCCACAATAATTTCTTTCACATATTGTGAGGCCGGAATAGGATCATCTTCTTCTGTATAGCGAATACCGAATCCGCCTCCAAGATTTAATACTTTTGGTTCGTATGATATCCTGTCTTTCCAATCCTTTAATTTTTCAAAGATTTTTCTTGCAGCCAAAACAAATCCGGTAGTCTCAAATATTTGTGAACCAATATGGCAGTGGACTCCGAGAACATCCAAAAAGTGTGAATTTAATGCTAATTGCAGAGCTTTTTCAGCCTGGCCGTTTTGAAGGTCAAACCCAAATTTGGAGTCTTCCTGTCCCGTTAGAATATAGTCATGCGTATGAGCCTCAATGCCGGGCGTCACTCTTAAAAGTATCTTTGTATTTCGATTCATCTCGGAACAAATAGAATCAATAAGCTCCAGTTCATGGAAATTATCTACAACGATGCAGCCTATTTGGTGCTCCAATGCCATCTCCAGTTCGGCCCTGCTTTTATTATTGCCATGGAAATGAATCTTGCTGACGGGGAAACCTGCCGTCAATGCTGTATAAAGTTCTCCGCCTGAGACAACATCCAGTGACAAGCCTTCCTCTTCTGCAAGCTGAATCATTGCTACTGTAGAAAATGCTTTGCTTGCATATGCAACTTGAGCTTTCACTCCCAGTTCATCAAATGTATTCTTAAATCCTTTTGCCCGCTCGCGAATTAATGCAACATCGTATACATACAGAGGAGTTCCATATTTTTGTGCAAGTTCGATCGTATCCACTCCGCCGATTTCTAAATGACCCTTATCATTTACTTTTGTTGTGCCATGAAAATACATTTCTGCTCCCATTCCCCTTATCACTCAATATGTCGATCCCGATTATTTACTTAAAAATTAATTATTATGAATATAAACAAAAAGACAGTATCTTTCAAGTAAAGTATCTATTTGTTCGCACCTTTTAATGGTTCTTTAATAAAAACAAACTTACCATAAGAAGAGAAAATTCGCAATTGATTCTTTTTTCTTTTCAATTAACATAATGCTTCCGCACTTCTTATTGTCCAGCTCCACCTCCTATCCCCTCGAGGTCGCCTCACGCCTGCCAATGAAGCCAAAAAGCGGCTTCATTGGTAGGACCGCAAGCAGCTGTCGGGGATAAACAGTCGGCTCCGCTTTTCTATGTCGGTTGTCGGTATCGATTTTTTGTATGAATGATGCTTGGGCGTATTTTTGATCCGGGAACAGCCCGGCGAAAAAGGATGTGTAAAAACGCTTTTGGATTAAAGGGCAGCAATGGCCATAAATAAGGCGTATTTAATGAACGAATATTTGCTAAAAAAAGAATAAAAACTGTAATTCCAACTACAAGGCCAGGTGTATGGAACAACGCAACTGCTATCAACAAAAACAGTCTAACCATTTTATTGGCTATACTTAATTCATAGCTTGGTGTTGAAAAGGTTCCAATCGAAGCTACAGAAATATACAAAATTACTTCCGGTATAAAAAGACCGACATCAATTGCAATCTGTCCGATCATAACAGCGGCAATTAAACCCATGGCCGTTGATAATGGAGTCGGCGTATGAATGGCGGCAATTCTTAAAAACTCAATTCCAATATCCGCAATGAATAGTTGAATAACAACCGGAACGTTGCTGTGCTCATTCGGTCCTACATATGCGATCTTTTCCGGAAGCATAGACGGTTCTAATACAAATAATAACCATAATGGAAGCAGAAACAACGATGCGATAACCCCTATAAACCGAATCCATCTTAACATTGTTCCAACAGCAGGGGATTGCCTGTATTCCTCTGCATGCTGCAAATGATGAAAATACGTTGTCGGAGTAATAATTACACTTGGTGATGTATCAACGAAAATTAGAACGTGACCTTCCAATAAATGAGTAGCACCTACGTCCGCCCTTTCTGTATATCTGACAAGCGGATATGGATTATATCCTTGCTTTAACAGAAATTCTTCTACGGTTTTGTCTGCCATCGTAAGGCCGTCTATCTTTATTGCCTGAATTTCTTTACGTATAATATTTATTAGATCCGGACTTGCAATATCCTTAATGTACCCGATTGCAATGTCTGTTTTTGATCTTTCGCCGATTTTAAAGATTTCAAAGCGAAGTCTTCCATCTCGGATTCTCCTTCTTGTAAGGGCCGTATTGACAATAATATTCTCAACATATCCATCGCGCGATCCGCGGACAACCTTTTCGGTATCCGGTTCTTCCGGCTGGCGGCCCGGATAGCTTCGGACATCAATGACAAAACCTGTTTTTTCTCCATCTACAACAACAACAATTAATCCTGAAAGAACCTGAAGGACTAAATCATCAAGAGTTTTTATCGGTTGTACAGATTGATGGACAAGGCGATTTTCAATAATTTTGAAAAGGTTGGTTGACAATTTTTCATGATCATTGATCGCAACAAGCTCTTCAACAATTTCAATAATAAATTGAGTATCACAAAGTCCGTTCACGTAGTAGATATGGACATCTTTTCGTAAGATTTTCAGTTTCCTGACACCGAGATCAAAACTTTCGCCAAGACCGATATGCTGTTTCATATAATTTTCGATTTGATCAACGGACTCAGGCAACGGTTTTTTAACTTCTTCCCTTATTGTCATGAAATCCACTCCTTTCCAAAATTAAAATTCTTATAAAATGGTTTGCAATGCTATCGGTCGACAAAATATATCCATTGGAATAAGGATCCGAATACTTTGCCAAAAACGATTGCCATCAAGAGAGAAATAATCTTCTCTTGAACCCCCACTCTTTTAGCAAGAAGCGGAAATACATTTAGTACTTCAGTTAATGCAGCAGCAAGCATTCCTATAAAAGTTCCACCAGCAAGACCCAGTGGAATCAAAAAGAAAGCCGATAGCGAGTAACTGGGATCTCTTAATGTTGCGTAAGCTCCTGTTACGGCACCAATTACAATCGCCCATTCGTAAAAGCGAATCATTTGCATTGTTTTTGAAAGCTGTGTAAGCCTCGGAATAATTCCAAGAACGGTTAAAAACGCTACAAATCCAGCCCCCACTGTTAAACCACCAGCAAAGCCGATAAAAATAACAAAAAGACTATTGATAATCATGCAATTTTTTCAGATTTTCTTTATTTTCATACATGATGACATATTGATCCAAATTTTGCTGGTAATTAAACATTTCTACTTCAAGAGGGCTTGGTTCTTCGTTGATTCGTTTCTTAAATATGTGATTGAAAAAAAGGATCATTCCAAGTCCTAATCCAATTGAATAAGGTATTTGAAATATCAATGGCTTTTTCACTTCTTTGCCGGTTATGATGGAATAAATTTTCTGCTGAACGATTTGCATGCTGACATCCTCATGAAAATTCATTATTGCCAATGCGGACCCAAAAAATAATAAAAACCAAATTAATACGAAAAGTGGAACAGATACCCCGCTTTTTTTATAGGCAACTTCAATAATTGTTTGTGCCGGTCCTATCGTCTGAACTTCCATATTTCCACATTTTTCTTTAATGGATGAGATTACTTTCATCACGTCGATTACAATCATATTCCTGTCTTTTTTTGTGATTTGGTAAATCTGAATTTTTTCAAGCTTGCCGATCAGTGCTTCATCCGCAATAATTTGGGCAATATCTCTTAAAAATACGGATTGATCCAGATTGGCTTGAATTCGGTTTCTCATGCGAATGTAGATCATATTTTCCATTACATTCACTTCCCACACATGAATTTCCTCGTAAATAGTATGAGTTTCTGGCATTTTTTCATGAAGGCCAATAATTGCTCGATAAGGAAATATTTTGTAAATCAATGCTTTTTGAATGATCGGCTAAAATGCAAAAAACCGCATGGAATTAATGATCCATACGGTCTTTCATTTGCTGAAGGATTTTTTTCTCCAGCCGTGATACTTGCACTTGTGATATGCCGAGCCTTGCTGCTACTTCTGACTGTGTTTGATCTTTATAATACCTCAAGTAAACGATTAGCCTTTCACGTTCTTCCAGTTCGCGAATCGCTTCTCTTAAAGCGATTTTATCAAACCATGTTCCTTCATCCCCATCATCAATTTGGTCCAATAAGGTGATTGGATCCCCATCATTTTCATATACCGTTTCATGTATTGAAGCAGGGGTTCGGATTGCTTCCTGGGCAAGGATAACATCCTCAGGCGGGATTTCCAAATAATCGGATAATTCTGTAACAGTCGGAATTCGCCCCAATCTCTTTGATAATTCATCCTTTGCTTTACGGATACGGTTTCCCGTTTCTTTAAGAGACCTGCTGACCTTGACTGATCCGTCATCACGGATAAATCTTTGGATTTCTCCAATGATCATTGGAACTGCGTAAGTAGAAAACTTTACATCATAGGAAAGATCAAATTTATCAACCGACTTGAGCAGGCCAATGCATCCTATTTGAAATAAATCATCAGGTTCATAACCTCTATTTAAAAACCTTTGTACGACAGACCAAACGAGGCGCGTATTATTTTGAACAATCAAATCCCTTGATGCCTGATCCCCTGCCTGACTCTTTTTTATTAATTCCTTGACTTCATTGTCTTTAAGATAGGTTTGACTTTTACCGTTTTTGACCTCCACATCCATAAGCAAGACTCCTTAATTGCATAGCATTTTGCTCTTTGATAAAAGCTTTCTCAAACGGATTTCCGTTCCACTGCCAGGCTGTGAATAAATCTCAACCTCATCCATAAAATTTTCCATAATGGTAAATCCCATACCTGATCTCTCCAATTCAGGCTTCGTCGTGAAGAGAGGCTGTCTCGCCTCTTCAATATCCTTTATGCCGACTCCTTCATCCTTTATTGTCATCTCAACAATTCTGTCTTCAATGGAAACTGAAATATAAATAATCCCTTTCGGATCATTTTCATACCCATGAATAATCGCATTTGTAACAGCCTCTGAGACAACCGTCTTAATTTCAGTCAATTCATCCATTGTCGGATCAAGCTGGGCGATAAAAGCTGCTACAGTTACTCTCGCAAATGATTCATTTTGACTTAAAGCACTAAATTGCAGATGCATTTCATTTTTCATTGTCAGGCAACCCCCAATCTTTGCAATGCAAATTCTTCCGTCGGCTCCAACCGAATAATTTTAAATAAGCCGGACATGTCGAATAATCTTTCAATCGATGGGGAAATTGCGCAAACAATCATTTCGCCGTGGTTTTGTTTGATTTGTTTATATCTCCCGAGAATGACTCCCAGCCCTGAACTGTCCATAAAAGAGAGGTGCTCCAAATTTAAGACAATATGACGAATTTGATGCTCCTCAATTGCTTTTATTGCTCGTTCACGAAGATGATCTGCAGTATGGTGGTCAAGCTCTCCGCTTAATCGAATGCAAAGGACGTCATTCTTCACTTCCATTTCAATGTTAAGACTCACTATACGGCCTCCTTTTCTGGTATCAAGTTTTACTGACCGCGCTTTTTCCCCAATGATCAAGAAAAATTAACGGCCATTATACCCGACAGGTTGTTTAACGACTATCATTAGCAATATATTTCTTTTCTGCTTATGAAAGCTCCACCTTATAGTGAGTCATTCGCGATTGAATGATTTATATCCTTCCTTTGAGACAAAACTAGTGAGAATTCGCTAAAAGTAGAATTGAATAGGTTGCATTCGACAACATTAAATGCCGGATTTTGTGAACATTCCAAAAGACCGTTTAAAAAGCTGCCACCATGTGGCATTTTCAACGTTTTTGTTTGCAACAAGGGGACTCTCTACAAGAACTTTCCCATCTTTGATTAGTTTAATTGAGCCTATTTCGTCTCCGATCTTGACAGGGGCCTTTATATTTTCATTAATGACAACTTCTCTTTTAACGTTCTTAATGTTTTCGCCTTTTTTCGTTAACAGCGAAATTGGTTCACTTGTCACGGCATCTACTGTTTTCATGCTTCCTTTACTTACTTTCGCCTTACCCATGATATGATGTCGTTTGTACATCGGATGAGTTTCGTACTGGCTGAAGGCATAATCAAGCAATTTCGTTACTTGTGCATTTCTTTCTTTAGAAGTTGGAGAACCAAAAACAACAGCAATCACGCGCATGCCGTCTTTTTTGGCAGTTGCCGTTAAACAATATTTTGCCTCATTCGTAAAACCGGTCTTCAACCCGTCTACTCCCGGATAAAAACGAACGAGCTTATTTGTGTTTACAAGCCAAAATTTTTTATCCGTATTTTCACGCAGATATCCTTCATATGTACCCGTAAATTTCGTTATTTGATCATACTTCAAAAGTTCTTTCGCCATCATGGCCATATCATATGCTGTACTGTAATGATCCTTCGCAGGCAAGCCTGTTGTATTTTGGAATTTGGTGTTTTTCAAGCCTAATTCCTTTGCTTTTTTATTCATCATATCGACGAATGCTTCTTCCGATCCTGCAATCCTTTCTGCCATTGCAACAGAGGCATCGTTTCCTGAAGCGATTGCGATTCCTTGGAGCATTTGCTCGGTAGTCATTTCTTCACCAGGTTCAAGAAATATTTGCGAACCACCCATGGAAGCTGCATATTCACTCGTCCGGATTTTCTCATTCATTTTTAGTTTGCCTTCATCTATAGCCTCCATAATTAACAACATTGTCATTACCTTTGTCATACTGGCAGGCGGCAATTTTTCATGGATATTTTTCTCAAACAAAACGGTTCCAGTATCCCGTTCAATTAATATAGCAGACCGGACGTTATCAACAAGCTGTACATCGTTTTTTTCTTCTGCAAACACTTGTGTTGACATGACGGAAAACATTAATATTGAGAAAACCATCATAGAGAATATTCGTTTCATGGCATAACCCTCCATTCTTTATAGGCTCATTTTTTCCATTTGAAACATTTCTATACAATTATTTCCTTGATTTATATAAAAAAACCAGGGATGTTGAGTTCCCTGGTTTTTTCCATATCTTCTTATTCAGCAATTACTTCATGAATCAATTTTGGTGGATCAACTTTTTCAGGTGCAATTTTAATGTGATCGTATAATTTTTCTTTTATGTCGTTTATATTTTCAAAATTGCTGTAGATTGTGACCAATGATTCTCCTTTTTTCACTTGGTCGCCGATTTTTTTGCGGAGGACGAGGCCCACTGACAAATCAATTTCAGATTCTTTTGTCGCTCTGCCTGCACCGAGAAGCATGGCTGCTGTTCCCACTTCATCAGCAACGATTTCTGACACAAAACCTTCTTCTTTCGCCTCAAGTTCAAATGTGAATTTTGCTTGCGGGAGCTTTGATGGGTCATCAACCACTGAAGCATCTCCACCTTGAGAGCTTAGGAATATTTTTAATGATTCAAGCGCAGAGCCGTCCTCGATTGCTTTCTCGAGCATTTGCCGTGCTTCTGTCAAAGAATTGGCTTTTTGGGCAAGGAGGACCATATGGCTTCCGAGCGTCAAACAAAGTTCTGTTAAATCTTCCGGCCCCTCCCCTTTCAGCGTATCAATTGCTTCTTTTACCTCCAAGGCGTTTCCGATCGCAAAACCGAGCGGCTGGCTCATATCCGAAATAACAGCCATTGTCTTCCGGCCGACATTATTGCCGATCCGGACCATTGCCCTTGCCAGTTCCCGGGAACCTTCAAGCGTTTTCATAAAAGCTCCCGCACCTGTTTTCACATCTAATACAATGCAATCTGCACCTGCGGCGATTTTTTTGCTCATAATCGAGCTGGCAATGAGAGGGATGCTATTAACCGTTGCAGTTACATCTCTTAGTGCGTAAAGCTTTTTATCAGCAGGAGTTAAATTTCCGCTTTGGCCGATGACAGCTATTTTGTTCTTATTGACAAGATTGATAAATTCTTGGTTATCAATTTCTACATGGAAGCCCGGAACGGATTCCAGCTTATCAATCGTTCCCCCGGTATGGCCAAGACCGCGGCCGGACATTTTCGCAACAGGTACACCGACAGAAGCTACAAGCGGCCCAAGAACGAGCGTTGTCGTATCACCGACTCCCCCGGTTGAATGTTTGTCAACTTTTATTCCTTCTATTTTTGAAAGATCGATTTGATCTCCTGATTCAACCATTGCCATCGTTAAATCGGCCCGTTCTCTTTCCGTCATGCCTTGAAAGTATATGGCCATTGTCAGTGCACTCATTTGATAGTCAGGAATCGATCCGTCTGTATAACCTTTAATAATAAACTGAATTTCCTCTGTCGTAAGTTCTTTTCCGTCGCGTTTTTTTTCAATTAAATCAACCATTCTCATCGTTCATCACCACTTCTTCCGGACCTTATTTCCCTATTTCTTTCACAATTTCTTTCACATACTTTAAAAAGTTTGCCTTTACTTTTTCTGTGGTTTCTATCACTTCATCATGAGTAAGCGGCTGATCAAGGATACCTGAAGCCATGTTGGAAATACATGAAATCCCAAGCACCTTTAAACCGGCGTGCCTTGCAACAATGACTTCCGGCACAGTCGACATACCTACTGCATCCCCGCCGAGAGTTCGAATCATTCTTATTTCAGCCGGAGTTTCATAAGACGGGCCTGTATTCCCTACATAAACCCCTTCTTGGATGTTAATGTTCAGTTTTTTGGCAATTTCTCTCGCAAGACTTCGCAGCTCTTTCGAATAAGCTTCGCTCATATCCGGGAACCGTGCGCCAATCCTTGAATCATTCGGCCCAATTAACGGGTTGGACCCCATGTTATTGATATGATCGGAAATCAACATTAAATCGCCTGGAGAAAAACTCTCATTAACACCGCCCGCTGCGTTTGTAACAATTAATATCTCAACACCAAGTTCTTTCATTACTCTTACAGGAAAGGTAACTTGATCAAAGCTGT from Bacillus methanolicus includes these protein-coding regions:
- the spoIIAA gene encoding anti-sigma F factor antagonist, with protein sequence MSLNIEMEVKNDVLCIRLSGELDHHTADHLRERAIKAIEEHQIRHIVLNLEHLSFMDSSGLGVILGRYKQIKQNHGEMIVCAISPSIERLFDMSGLFKIIRLEPTEEFALQRLGVA
- the spoIIAB gene encoding anti-sigma F factor, which codes for MKNEMHLQFSALSQNESFARVTVAAFIAQLDPTMDELTEIKTVVSEAVTNAIIHGYENDPKGIIYISVSIEDRIVEMTIKDEGVGIKDIEEARQPLFTTKPELERSGMGFTIMENFMDEVEIYSQPGSGTEIRLRKLLSKSKMLCN
- a CDS encoding spore germination protein, translating into MTIREEVKKPLPESVDQIENYMKQHIGLGESFDLGVRKLKILRKDVHIYYVNGLCDTQFIIEIVEELVAINDHEKLSTNLFKIIENRLVHQSVQPIKTLDDLVLQVLSGLIVVVVDGEKTGFVIDVRSYPGRQPEEPDTEKVVRGSRDGYVENIIVNTALTRRRIRDGRLRFEIFKIGERSKTDIAIGYIKDIASPDLINIIRKEIQAIKIDGLTMADKTVEEFLLKQGYNPYPLVRYTERADVGATHLLEGHVLIFVDTSPSVIITPTTYFHHLQHAEEYRQSPAVGTMLRWIRFIGVIASLFLLPLWLLFVLEPSMLPEKIAYVGPNEHSNVPVVIQLFIADIGIEFLRIAAIHTPTPLSTAMGLIAAVMIGQIAIDVGLFIPEVILYISVASIGTFSTPSYELSIANKMVRLFLLIAVALFHTPGLVVGITVFILFLANIRSLNTPYLWPLLPFNPKAFLHILFRRAVPGSKIRPSIIHTKNRYRQPT
- a CDS encoding stage V sporulation protein AA, whose product is MENMIYIRMRNRIQANLDQSVFLRDIAQIIADEALIGKLEKIQIYQITKKDRNMIVIDVMKVISSIKEKCGNMEVQTIGPAQTIIEVAYKKSGVSVPLFVLIWFLLFFGSALAIMNFHEDVSMQIVQQKIYSIITGKEVKKPLIFQIPYSIGLGLGMILFFNHIFKKRINEEPSPLEVEMFNYQQNLDQYVIMYENKENLKKLHDYQ
- a CDS encoding DUF309 domain-containing protein: MYSKEYIRFLTHFHGDRDYFECHEILEEYWKKVAKGDKGSVWVGLILMAVANYHHRRNNFSGAHRTLEKSLKIFEKKKNELSKLGLDSGKLIPILSEHLKSIKSKKTYRSYNLPIVDELLQAACVKECKRKDFIWCKSSDLKNEFLINRHSLRDRSSVIKERETAKLKRQKKEADGQTPPNK
- a CDS encoding pyrimidine-nucleoside phosphorylase, translating into MRMVDLIEKKRDGKELTTEEIQFIIKGYTDGSIPDYQMSALTMAIYFQGMTERERADLTMAMVESGDQIDLSKIEGIKVDKHSTGGVGDTTTLVLGPLVASVGVPVAKMSGRGLGHTGGTIDKLESVPGFHVEIDNQEFINLVNKNKIAVIGQSGNLTPADKKLYALRDVTATVNSIPLIASSIMSKKIAAGADCIVLDVKTGAGAFMKTLEGSRELARAMVRIGNNVGRKTMAVISDMSQPLGFAIGNALEVKEAIDTLKGEGPEDLTELCLTLGSHMVLLAQKANSLTEARQMLEKAIEDGSALESLKIFLSSQGGDASVVDDPSKLPQAKFTFELEAKEEGFVSEIVADEVGTAAMLLGAGRATKESEIDLSVGLVLRKKIGDQVKKGESLVTIYSNFENINDIKEKLYDHIKIAPEKVDPPKLIHEVIAE
- the sigF gene encoding RNA polymerase sporulation sigma factor SigF translates to MDVEVKNGKSQTYLKDNEVKELIKKSQAGDQASRDLIVQNNTRLVWSVVQRFLNRGYEPDDLFQIGCIGLLKSVDKFDLSYDVKFSTYAVPMIIGEIQRFIRDDGSVKVSRSLKETGNRIRKAKDELSKRLGRIPTVTELSDYLEIPPEDVILAQEAIRTPASIHETVYENDGDPITLLDQIDDGDEGTWFDKIALREAIRELEERERLIVYLRYYKDQTQSEVAARLGISQVQVSRLEKKILQQMKDRMDH
- a CDS encoding D-alanyl-D-alanine carboxypeptidase family protein codes for the protein MKRIFSMMVFSILMFSVMSTQVFAEEKNDVQLVDNVRSAILIERDTGTVLFEKNIHEKLPPASMTKVMTMLLIMEAIDEGKLKMNEKIRTSEYAASMGGSQIFLEPGEEMTTEQMLQGIAIASGNDASVAMAERIAGSEEAFVDMMNKKAKELGLKNTKFQNTTGLPAKDHYSTAYDMAMMAKELLKYDQITKFTGTYEGYLRENTDKKFWLVNTNKLVRFYPGVDGLKTGFTNEAKYCLTATAKKDGMRVIAVVFGSPTSKERNAQVTKLLDYAFSQYETHPMYKRHHIMGKAKVSKGSMKTVDAVTSEPISLLTKKGENIKNVKREVVINENIKAPVKIGDEIGSIKLIKDGKVLVESPLVANKNVENATWWQLFKRSFGMFTKSGI
- a CDS encoding purine-nucleoside phosphorylase, whose translation is MEIDKIQHAAQFLKGKYAKTPRIGLILGSGLGVLADEIENPVKIPYSQIPDFPVSTVEGHAGQLVFGVLNNVEVVAMQGRFHYYEGYSFDQVTFPVRVMKELGVEILIVTNAAGGVNESFSPGDLMLISDHINNMGSNPLIGPNDSRIGARFPDMSEAYSKELRSLAREIAKKLNINIQEGVYVGNTGPSYETPAEIRMIRTLGGDAVGMSTVPEVIVARHAGLKVLGISCISNMASGILDQPLTHDEVIETTEKVKANFLKYVKEIVKEIGK
- a CDS encoding stage V sporulation protein AB; the protein is MIINSLFVIFIGFAGGLTVGAGFVAFLTVLGIIPRLTQLSKTMQMIRFYEWAIVIGAVTGAYATLRDPSYSLSAFFLIPLGLAGGTFIGMLAAALTEVLNVFPLLAKRVGVQEKIISLLMAIVFGKVFGSLFQWIYFVDR
- a CDS encoding GNAT family N-acetyltransferase is translated as MLIRYKKAFEKIAMGLLSFMPNEKDLKKLQQTMKEYETDKGRQLFLWKEGEDIIGLIGVLVVNDYEVEIHHISVNPSHRHQGIGKSMVKALKDFYPDKELIPNEYTASFMHKCDISLLNEAGSSGSDSLRQ
- the lysA gene encoding diaminopimelate decarboxylase, whose product is MYFHGTTKVNDKGHLEIGGVDTIELAQKYGTPLYVYDVALIRERAKGFKNTFDELGVKAQVAYASKAFSTVAMIQLAEEEGLSLDVVSGGELYTALTAGFPVSKIHFHGNNKSRAELEMALEHQIGCIVVDNFHELELIDSICSEMNRNTKILLRVTPGIEAHTHDYILTGQEDSKFGFDLQNGQAEKALQLALNSHFLDVLGVHCHIGSQIFETTGFVLAARKIFEKLKDWKDRISYEPKVLNLGGGFGIRYTEEDDPIPASQYVKEIIVEVKKQVSAYSMNMPEIWIEPGRSLVGDAGTTLYQIGSRKDVPHVRKFLAVDGGMSDNIRPALYQAKYEAVLANKPLAKPEETVSIAGKCCESGDMLIWDLPLPKADSQDILAVFCTGAYGYSMANNYNRIPRPAVVFVENGESRLVVRRETYEDLVRYDLPLKEKVRN